The Episyrphus balteatus chromosome 4, idEpiBalt1.1, whole genome shotgun sequence genome includes a window with the following:
- the LOC129918305 gene encoding WD repeat-containing protein CG11141 isoform X2 — MEKNHEIYSLREWAPLTEIIEKIPHRIQKGLFPVDLGITCVDVVPEFIALGSDAGIVFWYNRFNGEVQKLRSEVSSPITCVKIVSSVEYMVAAGNASGQVSVFQIQKELPADLDLVAPFTKAKPVERYTIRDLHNCTITCCEWSKNGMKLYSGNKHGVIVLTEFDYQNHLSKSVEILNEAYEIVQLSIHQSYLLVSTLYRSIICQRNPKTNQWQLSQVGKKDRKTLADIGGTIFRKDSTHTQLICGRPGLRLWLADVDGNVEKTLLFRDALSKVNAAWEIPILNPCRSVTSSITNFRSIDIYLNKYVVTHDETMLYVLNLDQLKVEAVATGFRKIIDFCVSNKEIFVLEGPRSLLRLAPCPEPPNKTAKIIFNPLLPPPVPVLGASLFESPVEYEAEEEAVINAEECFELPPIEEINLDIPIELAVESPRAEQSRRMEILSQIGEKEFEESILHHRGANTSKKEERPKKKKKQKPEGIVEIGQAIAENTEKPEKPKTLEFTAKPTVMDASFCTDPSSSCVPSSSKPYSSLPTSIKNFLPEALTPNSLQQAIEVKGKALAEKLQLEPVELSEISEEEIKQSQSELQSQMQSQIQSTTWQYPINQYPITQLEDAEVQTTPRKKIHFINDEDLDECDSVMTLQHHQQQQEQQQQQHKPLQFIPTQPIGDIEPSEMMPTVVKMPDSMQIPSLWNITVEHITGGGRSSPGTASSNTSSEWEFLDN; from the exons ATGGAAAAAAACCATGAAATTTATTCGTTGCGTGAATGGGCTCCCTTGACCGAAATAATCGAAAAAATTCCCCATCGCATACAAAAAGGTCTATTTCCTGTCGATTTGGGAATTACTTGCGTTGATGTTGTTCCCGAATTTATTGCACTCGGAAGCGATGCCGGTATTGTTTTTTGGTATAATCGATTTAATGGTGAAGTGCAAAAACTTCGTTCAGAG gtATCTTCTCCGATAACGTGTGTTAAGATTGTTTCATCGGTAGAATATATGGTGGCAGCTGGCAATGCCAGTGGTCAAGTTAGTGTCTTTCAGATTCAAAAGGAGCTACCCGCAGATTTAGATTTGGTGGCTCCTTTTACTAAAGCCAAACCAGTCGAACGTTATACAATTCGTGATTTGCATAATTGCACGATAACTTGCTGCGAATGGTCCAAAAATGGAATGAAACTTTATTCGGGAAATAAACATGGAGTCATTGTTCTTACAGAATTTGATTATCAAAAT cATTTAAGTAAATCAGTAGAAATCCTAAATGAAGCTTATGAAATCGTCCAACTCAGTATCCATCAGTCATATTTGCTTGTTTCGACTCTCTACCGATCGATTATTTGCCAGAGAAAtccaaaaacaaatcaatggcAACTGTCACAAGTTGGCAAAAAAGACCGAAAAACTCTTGCCGACATTGGTGGGACGATATTTAGAAAAGACTCAACTCACACACAATTAATATGTGGCCGACCTGGCTTAAGACTTTGGTTGGCCGATGTCGATGGAAATGTAGAGAAAACTCTTTTATTTAGAGATGCATTGAGCAAAGTTAATGCAGCATGGGAAATTCCTATTCTAAATCCATGTCGCAGTGTGACTAGTTCAATTACTAATTTTCGATCAATCGATATATATTTGAACAAATATGTTGTGACTCATGATGAGACAATGTTGTATGTGTTGAATTTGGATCAGTTGAAAGTTGAAGCTGTCGCTACGGGATTTAGAAAGATAATTGACTTTTGTGTTAGCAATAAGGAGATATTTGTATTGGAGGGACCGAGGAGTTTGTTGAGATTGGCACCGTGTCCAGAGCCGCCAAATAAAACAG caaaaataattttcaatccaCTACTTCCTCCGCCCGTCCCAGTACTAGGTGCTTCACTCTTTGAATCTCCAGTTGAATACGAAGCTGAAGAAGAAGCCGTAATCAATGCCGAAGAATGCTTCGAATTGCCACCAATCGAAGAAATAAACTTAGATATTCCTATTGAATTGGCTGTTGAATCACCACGTGCCGAACAATCACGTCGCATGGAGATCCTAAGTCAAATTGGTGAAAAAGAATTCGAAGAATCCATACTACATCATCGTGGCGCAAACACATCTAAAAAAGAGGAACGaccgaagaagaaaaagaaacaaaaacccGAAGGAATTGTCGAAATAGGCCAAGCTATAGCTGAAAATACAGAAAAACCAGAAAAACCCAAAACATTGGAATTCACAGCGAAGCCAACTGTAATGGATGCCAGTTTTTGCACAGATCCAAG TTCTTCTTGCGTTCCTTCCTCGTCGAAACCATATTCCTCTTTACCGACATCCATTAAAAATTTCCTTCCCGAAGCCCTAACACCCAATTCTCTACAGCAAGCAATCGAAGTTAAAGGCAAAGCTCTCGCAGAAAAACTCCAGCTGGAACCCGTTGAATTATCCGAAATCTCCGAAGAAGAAATCAAGCAGTCACAGTCTGAGCTTCAATCGCAAATGCAATCACAAATACAATCTACAACGTGGCAATATCCTATAAATCAGTATCCAATTACGCAACTTGAAGATGCTGAAGTCCAAACAACACCacgtaaaaaaatacatttcattaATGACGAAGATCTAGATGAGTGTGATTCAGTTATGACTTTGCAACATCATCAGCAGCAGCAagagcagcagcaacaacaacataaACCATTACAATTCATTCCAACACAGCCAATTGGTGACATTGAGCCAAGTGAAATGATGCCAACTGTTGTCAAAATGCCTGATAGTATGCAAATTCCTTCGTTATGGAATATTACTGTAGAACATATTACTGGTGGTGGTCGTTCGAGTCCTGGTACAGCCAGTTCAAATACATCTAGCGAGTGGGAGTTTTTAGATAATTAA
- the LOC129918305 gene encoding WD repeat-containing protein CG11141 isoform X1 has product MEKNHEIYSLREWAPLTEIIEKIPHRIQKGLFPVDLGITCVDVVPEFIALGSDAGIVFWYNRFNGEVQKLRSEVSSPITCVKIVSSVEYMVAAGNASGQVSVFQIQKELPADLDLVAPFTKAKPVERYTIRDLHNCTITCCEWSKNGMKLYSGNKHGVIVLTEFDYQNHLSKSVEILNEAYEIVQLSIHQSYLLVSTLYRSIICQRNPKTNQWQLSQVGKKDRKTLADIGGTIFRKDSTHTQLICGRPGLRLWLADVDGNVEKTLLFRDALSKVNAAWEIPILNPCRSVTSSITNFRSIDIYLNKYVVTHDETMLYVLNLDQLKVEAVATGFRKIIDFCVSNKEIFVLEGPRSLLRLAPCPEPPNKTAKIIFNPLLPPPVPVLGASLFESPVEYEAEEEAVINAEECFELPPIEEINLDIPIELAVESPRAEQSRRMEILSQIGEKEFEESILHHRGANTSKKEERPKKKKKQKPEGIVEIGQAIAENTEKPEKPKTLEFTAKPTVMDASFCTDPSSSSCVPSSSKPYSSLPTSIKNFLPEALTPNSLQQAIEVKGKALAEKLQLEPVELSEISEEEIKQSQSELQSQMQSQIQSTTWQYPINQYPITQLEDAEVQTTPRKKIHFINDEDLDECDSVMTLQHHQQQQEQQQQQHKPLQFIPTQPIGDIEPSEMMPTVVKMPDSMQIPSLWNITVEHITGGGRSSPGTASSNTSSEWEFLDN; this is encoded by the exons ATGGAAAAAAACCATGAAATTTATTCGTTGCGTGAATGGGCTCCCTTGACCGAAATAATCGAAAAAATTCCCCATCGCATACAAAAAGGTCTATTTCCTGTCGATTTGGGAATTACTTGCGTTGATGTTGTTCCCGAATTTATTGCACTCGGAAGCGATGCCGGTATTGTTTTTTGGTATAATCGATTTAATGGTGAAGTGCAAAAACTTCGTTCAGAG gtATCTTCTCCGATAACGTGTGTTAAGATTGTTTCATCGGTAGAATATATGGTGGCAGCTGGCAATGCCAGTGGTCAAGTTAGTGTCTTTCAGATTCAAAAGGAGCTACCCGCAGATTTAGATTTGGTGGCTCCTTTTACTAAAGCCAAACCAGTCGAACGTTATACAATTCGTGATTTGCATAATTGCACGATAACTTGCTGCGAATGGTCCAAAAATGGAATGAAACTTTATTCGGGAAATAAACATGGAGTCATTGTTCTTACAGAATTTGATTATCAAAAT cATTTAAGTAAATCAGTAGAAATCCTAAATGAAGCTTATGAAATCGTCCAACTCAGTATCCATCAGTCATATTTGCTTGTTTCGACTCTCTACCGATCGATTATTTGCCAGAGAAAtccaaaaacaaatcaatggcAACTGTCACAAGTTGGCAAAAAAGACCGAAAAACTCTTGCCGACATTGGTGGGACGATATTTAGAAAAGACTCAACTCACACACAATTAATATGTGGCCGACCTGGCTTAAGACTTTGGTTGGCCGATGTCGATGGAAATGTAGAGAAAACTCTTTTATTTAGAGATGCATTGAGCAAAGTTAATGCAGCATGGGAAATTCCTATTCTAAATCCATGTCGCAGTGTGACTAGTTCAATTACTAATTTTCGATCAATCGATATATATTTGAACAAATATGTTGTGACTCATGATGAGACAATGTTGTATGTGTTGAATTTGGATCAGTTGAAAGTTGAAGCTGTCGCTACGGGATTTAGAAAGATAATTGACTTTTGTGTTAGCAATAAGGAGATATTTGTATTGGAGGGACCGAGGAGTTTGTTGAGATTGGCACCGTGTCCAGAGCCGCCAAATAAAACAG caaaaataattttcaatccaCTACTTCCTCCGCCCGTCCCAGTACTAGGTGCTTCACTCTTTGAATCTCCAGTTGAATACGAAGCTGAAGAAGAAGCCGTAATCAATGCCGAAGAATGCTTCGAATTGCCACCAATCGAAGAAATAAACTTAGATATTCCTATTGAATTGGCTGTTGAATCACCACGTGCCGAACAATCACGTCGCATGGAGATCCTAAGTCAAATTGGTGAAAAAGAATTCGAAGAATCCATACTACATCATCGTGGCGCAAACACATCTAAAAAAGAGGAACGaccgaagaagaaaaagaaacaaaaacccGAAGGAATTGTCGAAATAGGCCAAGCTATAGCTGAAAATACAGAAAAACCAGAAAAACCCAAAACATTGGAATTCACAGCGAAGCCAACTGTAATGGATGCCAGTTTTTGCACAGATCCAAG TTCTTCTTCTTGCGTTCCTTCCTCGTCGAAACCATATTCCTCTTTACCGACATCCATTAAAAATTTCCTTCCCGAAGCCCTAACACCCAATTCTCTACAGCAAGCAATCGAAGTTAAAGGCAAAGCTCTCGCAGAAAAACTCCAGCTGGAACCCGTTGAATTATCCGAAATCTCCGAAGAAGAAATCAAGCAGTCACAGTCTGAGCTTCAATCGCAAATGCAATCACAAATACAATCTACAACGTGGCAATATCCTATAAATCAGTATCCAATTACGCAACTTGAAGATGCTGAAGTCCAAACAACACCacgtaaaaaaatacatttcattaATGACGAAGATCTAGATGAGTGTGATTCAGTTATGACTTTGCAACATCATCAGCAGCAGCAagagcagcagcaacaacaacataaACCATTACAATTCATTCCAACACAGCCAATTGGTGACATTGAGCCAAGTGAAATGATGCCAACTGTTGTCAAAATGCCTGATAGTATGCAAATTCCTTCGTTATGGAATATTACTGTAGAACATATTACTGGTGGTGGTCGTTCGAGTCCTGGTACAGCCAGTTCAAATACATCTAGCGAGTGGGAGTTTTTAGATAATTAA